GCATATATGATGCATCACATTCACATGtgagaagaaagaaagagaaaagagaGGACAGTTGAGAAACAACAGACATGGAGAGCGCAGCCAAACTAGACGAGCCCAGATAAGTAAATAAAACGATACAAAAAAATAGCAGCGACTTGCAAGAATATATATAAACAAGATGATAATATGACATGAGGAAAATGCCGCCAAGTTAACCGAGTATTAAAGTCTGACCACAAAGGATATTGGCCAGAAGCCACGGGAGGAATCAAGTCGAACCCTAGTGTTCCTCCTAGTCCCGACAAATATTTGGTTAACTAACCTCTACCCCTCCATGATCACAAAAATATTCCCAGACAGACACGCACGGGAGCCAACTCGAAATAGCATCCAGCTGCCTGCGACAACCAGTGTCCATCCGCAACAATAATTTACCACCACTAACAAGTCTCAACAGTAGAACGGAATACATCTTCTTCTTCACTTCACAGTAGGAAGGGGCTCCTCGAATACAATGGTCACCTAGCAAGCATCTGATGGGTATATTTGCAGCTGTTTCGATCAAAAAGGTGGGGTGGCTGGGTGCAAAGACATGGGATCAACTCCTTGGCGACAACACCCATGAATTGGTAATAAGCTGAGGATAAGACATCAAGTTAGATCTTTGTAATTTGACACCCACGATATTCATTCACATTCATGCATGTACTCTAGCTGATTATTATTCTATCACCAACAGAAAAGAGCTAACTGGTATGCAATTCTAAGACGCCTGCCTGTACTAGAACGGCTTACCTAGCAACAAACACTTATGTCAACATGAAGGCATCCAACTTTGACCTCTTAAGATGCTGCGGTCTGAAATCCTCCAACTTGAGATTGGAGCTTGTCTTGGCCTCCTTCAAGAAGGAATCCCCCTTTTCTGTTTTGATCCACTCCAAGACTGCCCCAAGGACATCAGCTGCAATGCCTTCCTGCACAAGGTGTCCAGGCtcctctccgccttcttcaatcAATTTACCTACGTCTTGCAAAACCAGTATCTTCTCCACCACAAACCTTGCAAGAAGTCGTCCAAGATACTCTGCCGCTCTTGGAGAATCACTTAGAGCATCTTCCAATGAAGCAAGAACAGATGAAAGCCTACAAATATGGTCAAAGTCAGCCAGCACTCACCAGTGAGCATCAATGGGCAATGCAAGGACAAAGGAACTCACCCCTCAATGAGCTGAGGCTTGCTCAATAAATTATATCCACCGTTGTAAAGCCCGACAAAGAGCTTTGCCAACAACTCTCTTTCCATATCTTTCCTCTCAAAGGAATCATTTACCCAAAGTGATACAAGAGAAGGATAGAAGCTCGGAGCATTCAACTCTTCAATACACAATGCAACTTCCTTTTCATCTTTCGCACTGCCAAAACAATAACATGTTAGCACACGACATAATGGAAACTTGGCACGTTCATACTTTTTCAGAAGAAAACAGAGAGACCACTACTCAACAACAACAAAATCCCAAATATTCATACGTAAATAAAATACAGACTTACAAGTTGAAGTAAAATTATTAGGAAGTGGTTACATACCCTCCATTTTGTGGTAGGGTCTATATATTTTATGAAAAGTAAAGTCGTATCCTTTCTGATTCTAAGGTGTTGAATTTGGACCCTTGGCAAAAAGTTGCCACAATAACCTCGTACACGAGAATTTCACAACAATAAACTTTGAAATTTGCAGAGACGCGAGAAAGAACTGGTAGGAAGTACTAAGAGTCTAACAACACAAAATCATGACGTCCTAGTCTCACAGCAGCAGTACTACAACAAATTACCAGTTGCCGATAGTAGCACATTATTATCATCTATGTGTTACAAAGAAAATATAGACCTTAAATAGTAAGACAGGCAATACCTTGAAAGTATAACCTATAATATCTAAGCTCAAGTCAGGTGTGTGCTGAAAAAATATCTTGTACAAACACTTAGTTAGAAAGTATTACCTATAATATTCCCGGATGGTTGCAATAGATTTCTCTCTCAATTCCTCCTCGGAGTATGATTTATTTCCTGAACGACCCTCCTGGCTGGCAGGTCTGTGTGAAGAACTAGCAGATTGTGCAGCAGGTGCTATTCTCCCAGAAAATCGATCTGGAATTCTAGAGCTAGTGTCTTCTCTTGTTGTTGAAGGCACAGAATTGTACCCATTAGGACCAGATACAATCCTGCGCTGGTCAACAACACTAGGAAGTTCAGAATTTGATACCGGTGGCTGCCCTCTTAAAGACATACCCCTAGCTAGGCCACCTTGTGGTCCAAGAGTGATAGCTTCGTCCTTCACAGAACGCTGGGGAAGGGGAACAGTTCTATCAAACTGATGCCTTTCCTGCTCATACCGAATATCTTGATTACCAAATCCACGCCCTCGTTGCTGAGGACCTGGAGATACCAATGGTGCTGCTGAGCCACGGGAGCCGTAATCCATAGAGGGTGCCCCTCTTCTTGGAAGAGAACTAACGACTGGACCACGAGACCTACTCGATTGAGATTGAGCATGTCTTTCCTGAGCTGCATCCCTGTGAACCTCATCGATCTTCTTGGGGCCATCCACTTTACGCCTTTGCTGCCATTTGTTCTTCCTGAGATCGATTGAATCTCTGAGCAGGAATCTAACACGGGAAGATATCAGTTGACTGGTTGACAGGTTGCGCATTCTATCAAAATATGCATCCATATGTTCCTTAGCCTTTGGATGATCTATCATCTCTCCAATTGTACTCATCAATTTGCATAGTGCTTCAATGTTCTCCTCGTCTGGATTCTGATAATTTCCCAACAATTTTTTGATGCATTCATGCATGATGCGCTCTGTCAGCATCCTCTTTTTGTACAATTCTCCAATCAACCTAATATTACCCAGCATGCGCCTTCGAGCTTTAACTCTCTTTTCTTCCCTTTCCTCTTTCGTTTGCTTAATCTCACCTTCCTCCTCCGTTTTATCTGCTTCAGCTTCTTCTCTTTCGCCCCTCTCAAACTCCTCTTGGCACTTGTTCAATAGCAGTCTCTTGAATGTAATCTTTTCATTGTCCTCACTAAAGTCTGGCAGTGCACCAGCCAAATGGGAACAGAAGTTGGCGTACATTTCACAGAAAGTTGGTTCCATCAAAGCTTTGTCAAATATCTGTGAAATCACCCCAGTAAGAGTTGACACATTGTCAATGTTTACCTCTTTCACTTGTTcaaaaagcttgtcaaagttttgTGGGGTCAGTTTATTCAGAATGGCTTTCAGCTGCCTCTGCTTTGCCTGCTCCTCATCAGAAACTTTGCCGACAACATACTTTTTCTCAGCTTTGTGCATTACTTGCATGGGTGTAACAGGAGATGGGATCAGACCCTTTTGCTGCCATCTATCTGCATCAGAGCCACTGCGGGGTACTTGAGGAGCATTGGATTGTGGTCCCACAAGAAGTGCAGCACGTGGATTCCTCAAAACACCATGAGTGGCTCCTGGGCCGCCACGGTAATTCATTGCTGGGCCGTTTGTCAAGTCCATGTGGGCATCACGGTTAGGACTGTAAGGAACACCTGATTTTAACCACTTATCATCATCCATAGCAGGACCACGGCGATCACCACGAGATGTTGGTCTATCAGATCCCCTTGCAGAACTTGGGTGAGGTTCCCGATCAATAACATAGGATTTTCCTGCCAAATCTTTGAATAGCGTACTAGTGACAGTATCCATCCGGATGCCAACAGGAAGACTAGAATACTGATGTGCAAAAGTTAGCAGAAAATCACGAGAATATTTCTTTCGGCCATTAGCTTCAGTCATATCAGAATCTGGCAATTGAACTGCACTAGCCTGGTTTCCAGAGTCCGAACTTTGCAGCTTTGGAGTAGACATGTCTGCTGCATCTTCCCAATCATCCGGCTCAACTTTTTTCTTTCCATCATCCTCGCACATCGCCTCCCTTTCTGATTCCTCAGGCAGCACATGTGTCCCGTCGACTGTTGAAGAACTATCAGCACCCTCTGATGTGGCAACACTATCAGACTGTTCTTGTGGTCCTTTGTATGCATTGTAAAGATCTGAGGTCCCAGCAGCATCAGCTTTTGAAAGCATTTCCTTCCGCTTCTTCTTTCTCCCAGCTGCAGATTTTGTTCGGGTAAGCTCTGCAGTAGGTTTTTCCCTTGATAATGGTCTAACAGAACCTGTTGGTGCGGCACTTGATTGCTCAGTGCTTGACTCATCCTTCGCTCCATCTGCATGTTTCACTTGCCCCTCAGATGCAACTGAATGATTCACAGGCAACATGCCAGGAGTAATACCGGAAACAGCTAATCCGGTTTCCTGAATGCTACTTCTGATATCTTTATCATTGGCAATTTGGCTGGTAGACTCTGATGAGGTTCCAGAATTGGCCTCAGACACATCGTTGGCATCCACAGAAGCTGATAAAGTTTCAGTATCCTTATTATGTGATGTATTCATCAAACTGTGCTCCTCTGGTACAGATGTTGTGCACTCCTTGGGTAGCTCTTGTGGGTCAGTTACAAAAGATGTTGCATCTGAATTACCAGGCTTTGAAGTTGCCAATGATGCCTGCTCAGCCAAATCCACCATGCAGTCATGCGATTCATTTTCAGTAGAATCAGACATAATTTTGACATCACCAGATTCAGGTGAAATTTGGTGAGTTATTTCAATCTCCTTAGATTTAACAGCAGCAACACCTAAGCTTTCTACTGCTTGGGGCTCCCCAGTGCTTGCAGAGGACAATTTTGCAGAGCTGATTACCATGGCAGGAACATCAGCAGCTGGCAATGCAAGCATGTTAGAAAATCGAAAAGAGACACAATTCATCCATTCTTTCATTAACTTCTAAAAAAATAGAGTGCATACCATTTACTGATGTGCTATCAGCTTCACTTTTACCAAGAATAGGAGAAATGCTACTTTCAGATGTTGCTGATGTCAAGCCTGAACCCTTGCTGGTTAAATCCACCTGTTCACTATCGAAGCTCTTTGTTTCCATGTGACCAACCACATCATCTCCAACCTTCACAGAAGTTTGCCCCTTCAACTCTTCGGCAGGGGAAGCAGGCTGAATGGATGCAATATGTGAGTATGTTAAGCAAAGAAAACATGTGCTAAAATGCAAAAACAGTGCTAGGAATAGGAAACGAGAATAGTGTACCTGTGGTTGTTGCGGCAAATTCTTTGTGTCATTTCTAGTTGCATTTTTCTTGTTATCCTTAAGTGAATCAGTTATTGGAAGGGATTCTTTCTTTTCATCAGCTCCGGTCAAGAATGAGGGTGAATTTGCACCAGAATATGTCGCTGCATCAGTTTCTGGCTTTGCAGCTTCAATCGGTAAGGGTTGAGTCACCGTAGTGGGATGCTTCTCCACGGTTGATGGTGCTGTACTTTCCTTGGAATGCTTCTCTGGGATAGATGGTGCCTTACTCTCCTTCTCAATAACTGGTTTATTCGAAACCATAGCACCAGAAATAACTTCACTATCCTTTTGTCGATGTTGTACAGCATGGTCAGCGACCCTGAACTTAGAAGCATCTGATCTACCTGCAGGCATACTTATCTTGACCGAGGGAACAGGTTTTTCCATGTGCAACCCACCTTGTGGTTTGCCTATGAGTTGGGACTGACCAGATGTTGCAGGCCCAGCTATGTTGTCCTTGTGGCTGGCAGGAACAGTATTTGACATAGATGGGTTCATGAATGGGATTGATTGACCAGCTTGAGTGGCAGGATAACTAAACCTGCCCTGTGATCCTGTGGGAACAACACCAGCAGTGCCGGAGTAATACGTACCTGACTGGCTATACGAGGTCTGCTGTGGATTCGTATAGTAAACCATAGGTTGAGTTGCAACACCACTGACTTGCTGTGGTTGTGCTGCTACATTAGGTGAAGGCCGCCCAAGCACCACTTCTTTGTTGGTATTTGGATCAGTAATTTTGATATTACTGCTCTTTCGGGGAGCAACAAGCTTATTCTGCTGTTGCTGAGGATACTGTGTAGCCATGTTCAAATTAACATTGCCCAGTTGAGGAGGGATTGTATGAGCAACAGACGGATACATCATTGTTTGTCCTTGATGCATCATTTGCTGATGCAATTGTTGCTGCATATTTTGGACATACATCTGCTGCTGAACCTGGGATGCATTGCCACCAGGCAAGCCAATGGGCATCTGCATTGAGCTTGGGACAACTCCCTGATTGTGACCACCAAACTGTAATGGGACTGTTTGTTGTTGATGGTGAAAATGCATCGGCATGCCCATGCCCGGTAAAGGTTGAACAGAGGGCCTCTGTGGCGCAAAATTCTGAATTGAAGGAGAAACATGCACATCTCTCTTCACTTGGGATGGAACATGAGTGTTCAGGGTGTTCGGTTGACTAGGACCAAGAGCATCCTTCCTCGTTTGCTGTTGCTGTGGCAGTGGTTGCTGCTGTGGTGggggctgttgctgctgctgcggcGGCTGGGGATGATGCTGCTGCTGCGGCAGGGGATGATGCTGCTGCTGCAGCAGCTGCTGTGGTGggggatgctgctgctgctgctgtggcgtGGGATGTGGCTGTTTTAGAGCTGGTGGTACAGGCATAGATGGTGCAACCTTAGGTCCATCTGAAAGTACCTGAAGAGCATGGAAAGATAACGTGATAATAGATTCTTTTCAAACGTTGAAACCTAAAAAGACTACCGTTACAATATATTAAATAGACATAAACAAGAAAAACACTTGTTTAAAGGCTCCAGAAACTAGATAATTCACAGGAACAAAGATAATTTTCTACAGCACAGTACATCCAGCAAATATTGACTGCCTCTAAAGAACAGCTATGCATATAGCTAACATCAAATAAGAAATAATTACGCAGGGAATAAGTACAAGATACCTGATTACGTTTCTGCTCATCCAAATTGGGAGGAGCTGAGCTTGTCCTAGCAGGAAATTGCTACACAGAAGTTTTTTGTAAATTAGAACGAGTCAGAAAAGAACCAGAAACTGAAGAAATTTGAACCTCGACATGCAAGCTGGAAAAGATAGGGAACGCAACATACCGGGAGACCATTCATGTTCATGTTTATACTACCAAACTGCAAGTTAAATCCCTTTGATGATTCCCCTGAAACAAAAAAAGAACACAAACAAAGCAGCAGAATGTTACCAGGCAAATCAACATGCATGTCTACTATCCGAACAATGACCTATAGAGAAGGTGCACACCACCACCACAGATGGTCACAGCACATGTTAGTCATCGCATATACAATTTCTAAAGTGCAAAAGGAGGAGTGAACCAAACCTTTTGGCGCACCCTGAGGAGCCGGTGCATTGGAGCTCTTTGGTGGTGCCTTGGGGCCAGCCCGAGGAATATTCTTCGGCAGGGGTATATATGTTGGATTTTCACTGGCAGGTGACATGGAGGGTGCTTGCAATCCGGGTGAATCTGCCCATTGAGAACATGCATGCAAACAACAAAAGCACGTCAATTAGCAGTTTTGCTTCGTTCCAATTGCAATGCAACGACACAGAAGAATGGGCCGTGGAATCACCATGATGCTGGGGCCGTGGCGCGGAGACAGGAACATGGACAGGCGCATTCTGAGGCGCGGGAGGGCGCGGAGGCGTCTGCAGGGGCCCAGGTGCCGGGGCGGGCTGGAAGCCAGTGGTGTCTGGCTGGTTCACCACCCTCTGGTGACCGCCATGGCCATTGCCAGGCTTCCTGAAGCTGCAATCGAGATCCAAGGTCACATTAAAACCCTAGCTTCTCCGTCATCATAGGATCAAATCACATAGCATCACGGAATCATCAGGAGAAAAGGGGGTCGAACGGCAGGTACCTGCGGTTGGATGAGAGGGGAGGCTGGCCGCCGGAGGGGCCCCCGGCGCCCTTGCCCGCGCCGCCGACTCCGCCTCCGCGGTGGCCGCCGAAGCTGTTAGagcggccgccgggtctcctcgcGTGCCCCTCGCCCCTGTCCCCTCGCTGGGACATAAATCCGCTCTTCCCTTccgatctcctcctcctcctagtttaATTCCCCTGATCCAATCACAACGAACCACCCAGAAATAAATCGCCGGGAAATCCGCCCGCGCACGAAAACGAAAAGAGAAGGAACAACCCTGGCTCGGGGCCGCCacacggcgcggcgcggcgcggcctgTCTAGGTGGTCGGCGGCGGGCGTACCTTGGGGCCTCGGAGGGCGGCGGCGCCTAGGGTTTGCGGTCGTGTCCAGTGGCGAAGACGAGGGGGACGGACGAGCTGAGATGGGTTTGGGTTGGAGGGGTGGGGGGAGAAGTGGGAGCGAAGCGAAGGGGAGAGGCGACACGTCGGGCACAAGTAGTAGGGCAGGGCAGCAAATCGGGGGCGATACGGGTTGGAATTACCGACGAAATAAGCAACCGGAAATCTCGACTGCTAATCCCCAACTGATTTCGATTTAATTTAATTTGATTTAGTTCCgactaggagagagagagagaggaccctTGAGCGGTCAGGTCAAGGAGGCCAGATCAGATGCGATTGGATGGCTGGCGTTCGTCCGGGGCGCCGCTTTGGTCGCTCGCCTTCGCCTCTAGGACTCTACTACCCGCCCGTGTACTCGCTGGAGTAGTAGGCTAGGCACGCGTGTGCGCTCCGGACCCTCTTTTCTCCTGCTCGTGCTCCTTATGGTTAcgttgtactcccttcgtttctaaatatttgtctttctagagatttcaacaagtgactacatacgaagcaaatgagtaaatctacattttaaaatatatctatatacatccgtatgtgataatccatttgaaatatttagaaagacaaatatttaaaaacggaggggtATAAATAAAAGCGTTTAACTATATTTTCCTGGAAAAAACATTTATAATAAttatgtaagggcatctccaacattatcCTTCAGTGGACCGGTGGGGAACAGTCGGTGGGCACTGATGCATGAGCTGGCCATCCAAAACTGCCCGCATATATTTCAAACCGGGTTTAAATAAACTAGACAAATTATATCAAACATGACGGAATTCATTAAAATTTGGACATAATCTACATTATTTCGACCGTTTAACTAAGAACTAGAAGAAAATAGGAGTCTAACTTGTAGCGGACAACGACCTCGCCCTATCCGGCCACACCGCAGTCATCGGGGCCGCCGCCGGGTGCCCATGGAGGAACCGATCATCCCCTCCTGCGCGGTACGGAGGGCCACCGCGGGCAATGCCGATGACGTCTACAATGCCTTGGTGGCGGCCTTGCCCCTGCCAGCATTGGCGCTAAGCGACCATCCTCGTCAATCTTGGCGAGATCCCCGTTGAGGCAACAATGGTGGTGACGAACCTGTTGGGAGCCTAGGTTGTGGCCAGGTCCGGGTCGTTGCGGACCCAGGCCGGCTCCTCATTTGACTTGGCGAACGCGGAGTGGCGGGCGGCATTGTGTCGCTCCTGCCATGCCGCCTGCCACGCTGCCTTTTCCTCAGCCGACATCAACGACGAAGCTACGTGTGTAGCTGTGGGGTCAACTGACCCCacagtttttttttaaaataagcCTAAAAACACTGTTTACTTACTGTTCATATTGaagaaaaaattccaaaaataccATTGACCCCACGGATACTTTAGGCTGGCCTCGCCGCTAGTCGACATGACGGCCCACGACAAAGAGGGCCATCGCCACCGCCGTGACCGAGGTAGTGGAGGATGCACCCGTGTGCCTTGGCGATCATGGGGTTCCTCCTTGACAACTTATTCGCCAGTTGCGGCGAGGTGACGATGTCGACCCGTCAATTCGGGCGTACTTGTTGTGCGGTGGCGGCTACGTCGGCTCCTCCTTCACGTGGCACCCGATTTGGATGTTGCGGTTGCATGTCGGTGACATCGGCTTCTGCTTGACGCAATGTCTGCTTTGGACGCCGCAGTTGTGTGGGGGCGCGGGCTCCTCCTTCACGCGGTAGAGAGGTGACATCCCCTCCTTGACGCGGTAGTGCGGCAGAGAGTGCGGCTTCTCCTTGACGTGACGCGGTGGCAAGGGTAGCATCGAACCACGCTCCCGGAGCAACTCCTTTCTATCTCGTAAGGGTGGTTGGGTAACCCTCAATAAGGATGAAGTAACCTAACAATAATAGTTTCCTTAGTAGAGAACCAAGATTTATCGAATGAGAGGGAGTTCTTTTAGCAAACAAAGTTATGGGTGCCTCCACACAAAACACAATACAAACATGTTTCCAACGCGTCAAGATAGCTGTCAAACTTCTTGTCCTGCTAGTTACAATATCAAATTGCGTAGTATAGTAGGAATTAAATAAAATGGTACAACAAGATATGGTGTTTTGTAGAAGTTTTCAATAAAGTAAATAGACCCCCAAGGCCATACGTTCACTCGTGGCATCTCTCCAAGCATACAAGTGgtgtggtgaacaaattacaaTTGAAGAGTAATTAAATTGCAATATTTATATTTTTGACAATGGTCATTCATGGTACAATCTCAGATTGGCATTACGTCAATGATATGTGAACCGCTATCCAACTGCATCTACAATTAATACTCTACCCCAAGACCGCTATCCAaaatgcatctcaaagtattaagtttatgataaatagacattgcaataagaatgatgacatgatatagataATAAAACTACCGTACAAGTGTGATAAAGAAACCAACATTTTATCCTTAGTGACAACAATATAATATGTGTTCTGTCACTAGGATGaatcaccacaagattgaaccccaCTACTCTGCACCACTCCCTCTGAAGAACTACCCATCAAACTTGGCCAAAGAAGACAAATGTATCAGAGAGCGTACAAATCTACTTAATTATCGGAAGTTGGcgatggctcctaggtgcatatgcacccattgtctaaatacacattttgaaTAGTTGGAAAATTCCGAACAAAAACCCCGCGTGTATATCCAGACATTCTATGTGCGTGCACAAAGTTTTCGGTAAAAAACGAGGTTTTTTGTgtcttgtgtaaaaaagacaatttctgatgcttcattacaactattcattttgcatttctttatcttttttacacaagccacaaaaaacgtcgtttttcaccgaaactttATGCATGCACATAGAATGTCTGGATATACCCGCGGGATTTTTGTTCCAattttttcaacttttcaaaatgtgtatttagacaatgggtgcatatgcacctaggagccaaaacaccGCGTCGATTAATTATACAGTAAATAAAACTTCGAAAGATTCAATAAaattcaatgaacaatctgatcataaagtgacaattcatcatatcccaacaaacacaccaccaatTAAATCATATGGATCCCGATCATGTGAGGTGATACGTCAATTTTGTATCATGTTTTCCTtctttatttataatgttttagatCAATATTTCATTTTATTAtgcaattctaatgtcttttctctcttaatatgaaagatacacatgaagagggagattgtcgGTAGCTAGATTTCTGGACCTAAAAGAGCTACAACAGAGATAACTATTCTCTGGAGctccaaatgacctaaaaatttatggagaattattttggaatatgtaaaaaatactggaagaaagaagtACCGGATAAGACCCTCAGTggacccacaaggcaggagggcgcgcctaggtgccttgtggggcccacagATGCCCTCCAgttgccatcttctgctatatgaggacatttgccctagaaaaaaaataagagaggactttcgggacgaagggCCACCGTCTCGAGGAGGAACCTGGGCGGGAGAACTTTGTTCTCCGGGGGAGTGATTCCACTGGGGGGATACTTTCCTGCatgagggggaaatcgaagccatcgtcatcatcaacgctcctccaacatagcaggactcatctccatcaacatcttcagcaccatctcatctccagaccctagttcatctcttgtattcaatctttgtctcaaaacctctgaTTGGTATatgtgggttgttagtagtgttgattacacttgtagttgatgctagttggtttatttggtggaagatcatatgttcagattgttAATCATATATTTATCTCCTCTAATAATGAACATGGATATGATCtgtgagtagttccgtttgttcTCGAGAACATGGgaggtcttgttataagtaatcatgtgaagttggttttcgttcaatattttgatgatgtgttatgttgttcttcctctcgttgtgtcatgtgaacgtcgtcTACACGACACATTCCCATGCTTGGGCCTAGGGAAAGGCATTCTGGgattagtaagtagatgatgggttgcaaagtgacaaaaacttaaaccctagtttacgcgtaCTACTTGTaaactgcgttgggatttccccggagcggaaggctgaagcagtacaatatagataagtatttccctcggtgagaactaaggttatcgaaccaataggagaaccacactAATTCACGTCTtcagtacctacacacacaaaagcaaatacttgcacccaacgcgggcaagagggttgtcaatccccttgaactcgttacttgcaaggattaattctgatagtgatagatGGATAGATAAATATAAAAGTAAATAATTGCAGCAAAGTATATTTGGTTTTAATAATCTGataaaaatagaccccggggccatagttttcactagaatagcggtgggtgaacaaattattgttgggcaattgatagaaaagtgcatagttatgatgtattcatgacaatgatcatgtatatagacatcacgtc
This region of Triticum aestivum cultivar Chinese Spring chromosome 2D, IWGSC CS RefSeq v2.1, whole genome shotgun sequence genomic DNA includes:
- the LOC123052431 gene encoding eukaryotic translation initiation factor 4G-like encodes the protein MSQRGDRGEGHARRPGGRSNSFGGHRGGGVGGAGKGAGGPSGGQPPLSSNRSFRKPGNGHGGHQRVVNQPDTTGFQPAPAPGPLQTPPRPPAPQNAPVHVPVSAPRPQHHDSPGLQAPSMSPASENPTYIPLPKNIPRAGPKAPPKSSNAPAPQGAPKGESSKGFNLQFGSINMNMNGLPQFPARTSSAPPNLDEQKRNQVLSDGPKVAPSMPVPPALKQPHPTPQQQQQHPPPQQLLQQQHHPLPQQQHHPQPPQQQQQPPPQQQPLPQQQQTRKDALGPSQPNTLNTHVPSQVKRDVHVSPSIQNFAPQRPSVQPLPGMGMPMHFHHQQQTVPLQFGGHNQGVVPSSMQMPIGLPGGNASQVQQQMYVQNMQQQLHQQMMHQGQTMMYPSVAHTIPPQLGNVNLNMATQYPQQQQNKLVAPRKSSNIKITDPNTNKEVVLGRPSPNVAAQPQQVSGVATQPMVYYTNPQQTSYSQSGTYYSGTAGVVPTGSQGRFSYPATQAGQSIPFMNPSMSNTVPASHKDNIAGPATSGQSQLIGKPQGGLHMEKPVPSVKISMPAGRSDASKFRVADHAVQHRQKDSEVISGAMVSNKPVIEKESKAPSIPEKHSKESTAPSTVEKHPTTVTQPLPIEAAKPETDAATYSGANSPSFLTGADEKKESLPITDSLKDNKKNATRNDTKNLPQQPQPASPAEELKGQTSVKVGDDVVGHMETKSFDSEQVDLTSKGSGLTSATSESSISPILGKSEADSTSVNAADVPAMVISSAKLSSASTGEPQAVESLGVAAVKSKEIEITHQISPESGDVKIMSDSTENESHDCMVDLAEQASLATSKPGNSDATSFVTDPQELPKECTTSVPEEHSLMNTSHNKDTETLSASVDANDVSEANSGTSSESTSQIANDKDIRSSIQETGLAVSGITPGMLPVNHSVASEGQVKHADGAKDESSTEQSSAAPTGSVRPLSREKPTAELTRTKSAAGRKKKRKEMLSKADAAGTSDLYNAYKGPQEQSDSVATSEGADSSSTVDGTHVLPEESEREAMCEDDGKKKVEPDDWEDAADMSTPKLQSSDSGNQASAVQLPDSDMTEANGRKKYSRDFLLTFAHQYSSLPVGIRMDTVTSTLFKDLAGKSYVIDREPHPSSARGSDRPTSRGDRRGPAMDDDKWLKSGVPYSPNRDAHMDLTNGPAMNYRGGPGATHGVLRNPRAALLVGPQSNAPQVPRSGSDADRWQQKGLIPSPVTPMQVMHKAEKKYVVGKVSDEEQAKQRQLKAILNKLTPQNFDKLFEQVKEVNIDNVSTLTGVISQIFDKALMEPTFCEMYANFCSHLAGALPDFSEDNEKITFKRLLLNKCQEEFERGEREEAEADKTEEEGEIKQTKEEREEKRVKARRRMLGNIRLIGELYKKRMLTERIMHECIKKLLGNYQNPDEENIEALCKLMSTIGEMIDHPKAKEHMDAYFDRMRNLSTSQLISSRVRFLLRDSIDLRKNKWQQRRKVDGPKKIDEVHRDAAQERHAQSQSSRSRGPVVSSLPRRGAPSMDYGSRGSAAPLVSPGPQQRGRGFGNQDIRYEQERHQFDRTVPLPQRSVKDEAITLGPQGGLARGMSLRGQPPVSNSELPSVVDQRRIVSGPNGYNSVPSTTREDTSSRIPDRFSGRIAPAAQSASSSHRPASQEGRSGNKSYSEEELREKSIATIREYYSAKDEKEVALCIEELNAPSFYPSLVSLWVNDSFERKDMERELLAKLFVGLYNGGYNLLSKPQLIEGLSSVLASLEDALSDSPRAAEYLGRLLARFVVEKILVLQDVGKLIEEGGEEPGHLVQEGIAADVLGAVLEWIKTEKGDSFLKEAKTSSNLKLEDFRPQHLKRSKLDAFMLT